The sequence GTCTATTTCGCGCGGCCGGATTCCAATGTGTTCGACCGCACGGTCATGGCCACCCGGCGCGAAATGGGGCGGATGCTGGCGCGGCGCCATCCGGTGGAGGCCGACCTGGTGGTGCCCGTGCCGGACAGCGGCATGAGCGCCGCTCTGGGTTACGCCGAAGCCAGCGGAATTCCCTTCGAATTCGGCATGATCCGGAACCACTACGTGGGCCGCACTTTCATCGAGCCCAAGCAGAGCATCCGCAGTTTCGGCGTGAAGGTGAAGCTCAATCCCGTGAGGGATCTCCTCTCCGGCAAGCGGGTGGTGCTGGTGGACGATTCCATCGTGCGCGGCACCACCTCGAAGAAAATCGTGGAATTGGTGCGGGCCGCCGGCGCCAAGGAAGTCCACTTGCGCATCTCCAGCCCGCCCACGACGCATTCGTGCTTCTACGGCATTGATACGCCCAGCCGCGAACAGCTCATCGCCTTCAACCGCGACAACGAAGCCATCCGCGCCTTCGTGGACGCGGACACGCTGGGCTACCTCACACTGGAGGATTTGCAGGCCTCGGTGCGGGACCCCGATGGCGGCAAAGGCTTCTGCTACGCCTGCTTCACCGGCGAGTACGCGGTGGTGCCGGAGTCCAATGGCGCCTGCTGACCTGTCCGCCCGAGGCGCCGCGGGACCGCTGCAGGCACGTTTCGAGGACGGCCTGCGGTTTCTCGCCGCCGCCCTGGCCCTGCAGAGCGACCACCGCAACGGCGCAGCCACGCTGAGTGCCGCCTGCGATTCGATCAAATGCTTCCTGCCCATATTCCAGGCGGCCGCTGAACGCCGCCTGGAAGACCGCAACGGAGAGGTGGCGCGGCTCAAGAGCCAATGCGAGGCTCTGCTGGATTTGGACCAGGATCCTGAAAGGCTGCTGAGCAGCGCGATCGAGGCCGCGCGGTTGAGCCGGGACCAGGCAGCCGCGCTGATCCCGAAACTGGGAAGGCCCTAGCCAGGCGCCTGGGCGGGAGGATCGCCCCTCAACTCACTTCCATCTCAGGCCGCCCAGCGGGTACATCCTCGGCCCGGCGCCCTCGGCGTAGCGCAGGGGCACGCCGGCTCCGGGCGATGGCGAAGGAGCGCCGCTCTCCAAATGGCTCCGCAAATCCGCCAGCAGCGTCGCGCGGAATTCCAGGAAGCGGATCTCCCTCTCCGTGTACAGAGGCAGGTAGTCGCTCTCGACGATGACGGTGGCCTCAGGCACGAGGCCCCGAAGGGATTGCAGGGGAAAAATCCCGAGGCCGAAATGGTCCGCCAGACTCCAAGGAGGCGGATGGAAGCCACCCGCCTGGGCGGAGGCCAAGGAGGGCAGGAGCGCGAGGATCAGGTATCGGAATTTCATCGGGGACTTTTAATGGATGGGCGAATCAGCCCGGAGGTTCCGGCTACCTTGGAACGATGAAGATCGCGATCCTGGGACCCACGGCCTCTGGCAAATCCGGCCTTGCGGCGGCGGTGGCCCGGCGCATCGGCGGGACCGTGGTCAATGGGGACCCGTTCCAGGCGATCGAAGGGCTGGCCATTGGAACCGGCCAGCCTTCCAAGGCCGAACAAGGGAGCGTTCCCCATGTGGGCTACGGCCTGCTGCCGCTTTCCACGCGGCCCAATCCAGCGATGTTCGGGGAGCGCGTGCGGGCCTGGCTGGCGCCGCTTGAAACCCCGGTGCTGGTGACCGGGTCAGGGCTCTACCTGCGGGGAATCTGGAATCAGCTTTCGGACCTTCCCGAAGTGCCAGAGGCCACCGTGGCCAAAGTGCGCCGCTGGTCCACGGTGCTCGGCGTGCCGCGCCTCCATCGCTTGCTCGTGGGGCTGGATCCCAAGCGGGCGGCGGATCTCCACCCCAATGACCGGGCCCGCGTGACCCGGGCGCTGGCCCTTCACCTGGCCACAGGACGCAAGGCTTCAGGCCTGCTCAAGGGGGAGCGATCCGAGGTTCCCGCAGGCTGGCGGGTGTTGGTGGTGCTATCCACGCGCGAAAAGCAGCGCCTGCGGGTGGAGCTGCGGGTGGCGCAACAGATGAAAGATGGATGGCCGGAGGAAGTGGCCCGTCTGCTGGCGGCGGGCCACCGCGCCGACCTGGAGGCCCTGAGACCCTTGGGCTACCTGAATCTGGCCGGGATGGTGGAGGGCGGCCTGCCTTTGGTGATGGATGGGATCGTCCAGGAGACCCAGGCCTTCGCCAAGCGCCAGGCCACCTGGTTCCGCAACCAGTTGCCGGGAACGCCTCATTGGAATCCCGATTCCGAGTCATTGGATGCGGCCTTTGAAAAGCTGGGGCTTTCATGAAACCCGAGCGCGTCTTCCATGGCTCCACATCCCTCGATCTGCGGCGCGGAGGGGAGTGGGCCTGGATCGGGCTCGCATCAGAGGATTCGCTGAATCGCCTGCGGATGGATCTGCTCGAAGCCCTGGATCTCCTTTTCGTCCATTTGAGATGGTCGGGTGTGCGGAGGATCTGCTTGAGCGACGCTGGGTGGATGAATGGCATCGGAGCGAATTTCTGCGCGGGGGCCGACCTCCACGAGGTTGCCATGCTCCACGGGGCCACGGTTGATGCGTTCGCGAGGCGCGGCCAGCGGGTGATGGAACACCTGGCTTGGCCAGGTTGGCATAGCCTCACCCTCATCAGCGGCGCGGCCATGGGCGGCGGATGCGATCTCGCCCTGTCGGGCCAGGAGCGCTGGGGGGTGGATGTTGGCGGCGGCGAGGCTTCCGCATTCGGAAGGCGGGCCTTTCAACTCGCGCATCCAGCGGCGATGCATGGCATCCTCACGGGTTTTGGCGGCACCGTGAGATTGGTGGAAGTCCTGGGAGAGGCCGGCGCGGATCGTCTTTTCCAGGGCATGGAGCGCTGGGATGCGGCCCAGGCGATGGAGGCCGGGGCGATCCAGCGGAGGCTCCGGCCGGAAGATGCCCGTGGCGCGGTGGAGCGCCACCTGCGGGTCGGCCTCGCTGCCCATCCGCACGGGCGCTGACGATTCCACGAGGAGTCCCGAGGTTGCGCGGGCGGTCTGATGGTGGTCGTATGGGACCTGTAGATCTTTGGGAGCCGCCATGTGGAAAGTTTTGTCCTTCCTCTTGATCGGTGCCGCCAGCGTCCAGCCCGCCCTGAGCCAGGAGCCTCCCACCGCCCACCGCTTCGGTTTGAATTTCCAGTTGATGCTCCCCGTGGACACCGCCGGGCAGCTCTACAAGACCGGCTACAACATCGGCATCCCCTTCTACTTCCGCCAGGGCGAGGAGGTCGAGGGCCGCCTGCGGGTGGAGATCGGCCATTTCGAGGGCAAGTCCAGGAAGATGGTCTCCGGCACCGAAGAAATCAGCGCCGACACGCGCTATGTCGGCTATGACTGGCTCGTGCGGCTGGGCCCGTCGAGGGACCCCGGCGTGGACTTCCTCATCGGAATCGGCGGCGCCCACTGGTACCAGACCCGCGCGTACTCGCCGGCCGCGGGTTCTGACATCTATGTCGTCGACGAGGACTACGGGGACAAGATCGCCTTCGTCCTCTCCCTCGGATTCATCTTCCACATCACCCGCCACGTGGGGATCGAGGCCAAGCAGATGCTCACCTCGCTGCCGAACTCGCACCGCGATTTCCATGATGCGGACTTGAGCCACACCTCCCTCGGGGTGGCTTTCCGGTTCTGAGGAGGCGCCTCACCTGCCGAAGGCGCTGGCGAGCCCTGCGGCGCTGAACACGATGGCTATGTATCCGCAGCAGCAGAGGAAGGGCGGGAGCAGGGCCGCCAGGATCCCGCGCCACATGTCCGTGCGGTGGATGCGCGAGAGTCCGATGCCCAGCATGACCATTCCACCCAGGAATACCGCGTAATTGAGCAGCGGGATCAGGGAGCCGAGGGTCATGAAGGCCAGGGTGTATCCCGTGGCGCGGATGCTCTGCCCGAGGCCCACGTGCTCCTTGGTTCCACCGAATATCCACAGCAGCATGTGCGTGAGGGAACCGTAGACCCAGAGGCTGATGAATTGCATCACTGGAATCATCACGGCATAGATTCCGCCCACCACCGGCAGGATCCAGGTCTCTGACCGGTCCTTGGAGCTCATCTGGCCGAAGAGGCCTGAGAAAATCGCCAGGCCGAAGATGCTGATGACCGCGATGACGAGCAGGACCAGCGGCGCGCACATGAGCAGCATGAAGCGCAAGGGGGGCAAGGTTCCGCTGGTCACGGGAATCCGGTCGTAGAATCCGTAGGGGTTGGTGAAGAGCAGTTGGAACATGGCGCCCACCCGCCGCCAGAAGCCCGGAATCGCCTCCAGGTCCTCGAACGGGATGGGCCTCGAAGCATCCGGGGAAATGGGCTCGGGCGTCCCGGATAGGTCCGATTGGGGCGGCTCGTAGGGGTTGCGGGAGGGCAGGTCCACCGTTGCTCCGTGAAAACGCAGAGTCTAGCACCCCGGGTCCGCCCGGCATGCGGGGCGGAAAGGCAGCGATCGAGTCGGTCCTGCTGCTCCTGTTGTCCGACTATTTTGCCGTAGCGGCTTATACTCAAGCTTTCCGGATTCCTGTTTGAACACTGACCTGCACACCTTTGGTTCCTACCGCCTGATCCAGCAGTTGGGAGAAGGCGCCATGGGGACCGTGTGGCGGGCCATGGACCTGCGCCTGGAGCGCGAGGTGGCTCTGAAGATCCTCCGCAATGCGGACGAAGTGAGGCATCGCGCGCTGTTGCACGAAGCCAAGATGGCTTGCCAGCTCAACCATCCGAACATCGCCCACATCTACGAAGCGGGTGAAGTGGACGGTACTCCCTTCATCGCCATGGAGTTGGTCGTCGGTTCCACCCTGGGCCATTTCGCGGGAAAACCGGCGGAAGGATCCTGGCTGAGGAGCATCGCGGCGCAGGCGGCCTCCGCCCTCCACTATGCCCACCAGAAGGGCCTCGTCCACCGCGACATCAAGCCCGACAACCTGGTTCTCAACAACGAAGGCGTCCTGAAGATCCTGGATTTCGGCATCGCGCAGCACCAGTCTTCGACCCCGCTGAACGGGCCCACCGGCCATCACGCCACGCTCGTGGAGCGCACGGCGCCTGGCTACAGCCAAGGCACACCCGCCTACATGAGTCCCGAACAGGCCAATGGCTGGGCCGTGGAACCCTCCAGCGACCAGTTCTCGCTGGGCGTGGTGCTCCATGAATTGGCCACGGGCGCGCATCCCTTCATGCGGGCGACCTTGGTGGAAACGCTGTTCGCGGTGGTGAAGGAACAACTCCCGCCGTTGCGCGCTTCCAGGCCGGACCTGCCGGCGAATCTGGGGCTGGTGATCGACCGGATGCTGGAAAAGGTTCCAGAAGAGCGGTTCCCCTCGCTTCAAGCGGCGGTGGAAGCCTTGCAGGAGGGCCGGGCCACGCAGATGACGCCTTTCCTCCACGGATCGCCGACGGAGAAGGTCCGGACCGGGGAAGTGCGGGAATCCGATCAGACAGGGCGCCGGTGGCTGATGGCGTCGGCGGTGGTCCCGTTGCTGGTCGCTGGCGGGGCCTACGCATGGTGGCGCGGCCGGACGCCTGAAACTGGCCTCGGGATGGCCCGGCTGGCCTCGACCAAGGATTTCGCGAAGGGCCGCCGCATGGTGGCGATCCTGCCGGTGGAAATGCTCACGGGCGATGAATCCCAGGCCTGGCTCAGCAGCAGCTTCGCCGATGCCATGGCCTCGGGCCTGGTGGCGCGGGAGGATATCCTGGTTGTGGACCGCCTGCGGGTCACCGAAGCCATGAACCAGCTCGGCGAGGTGCCCGGAAAACCGCTCCGCTCCTTCGGGCAGCTCGCCAAGGCCCTGAACGCGGAATGGGTGGTGCAGGGGACCTACCAGATGGTGGAAGGCCGCGTCCGCATGGGCATCCGCATCCTCGACAGCGCCACCGGCACGGTGCTGAAGCAGTTTTCCGTGGAGCGGTCCGAGGCCCGCCTGCTGGAGATCGAGGATGAGCTGCAACGCCGCCTGCCCAAGGAGATGGGCCTCAGCAACGATGATGGCGGCATCCGGTACCGGGCCAAGAATCCCCGCACGAGGGAGCTCTTCATCAAGGGCAATGCGCTTTTCACCCAAGGGGGAATGGACTCCCTGATGCTGGCCAAATCCATGCTGCAGGAAGCGCTGGACCTGGAGCCGGACTACGCGCCCGCCCATGCCGCCATGGCCTGGACCCTTTCTGAATTGGGCAGCACGAAATCCTTGAGCCAAGGCAAATTCGACGAGGGCCAGGACATTTTCAGCGCGGCGAAAGCCCATGCGGAAAAGGCCATCCAATTGGATCCCCACAACGAGATGGCCTTTCGCGCGCTCTCCGCCATCAGATTGCGCCGAGGGGATGTGGAGGGTGCCAGCAAGGCCGCCCTCGAGGCCATCCGGTTGGATCCAGGCGACACGCGGGCCTACCATGTCCTGGCGGACACTTTCGCGGGGTTGGATGGCGAGGAGAACCACCTCGTCGCCCGCCGGTATTTTGAAAAAGCGCTTGCCCTGGATCCGGATAACCCGCAGGCCCATTACCGGTATGCGGTCCTCCTGCAGAACGACGGGGACTTGGAGAATGCGCTCCGCCATGCGGACCGCTCCATCGTGCTGAACCCTTCCAAGGAATTCGCCTACGTCACAGCCGCGGATTCCCTGCTGTGGATGGGCCGGAACGGCGAAGCGGAGGCGCGCATCGCCAGGGGCCTGAAGGAGGCTCCGGGTTCGCTGGTGCTGAAGAGCCTGGATGCCTATTGCGCCTACGAGCGGGGCGACGCGGCGACCGTGGCACGGGATGCGGCGGAGCTGGTTTCCGCCTGGCCCGCCGACCATTCCAACCAGGTATTGCTGCAGGGCCTCGTGAAGGCGGTCGCCAAGGACGCGCACGGAACCCATGCGGTCTACGCGGCCTTCTTCCGCCGATGCCAGGCCGTGGACTGGACCACCCGCCGCCACAACGAGAAGCGGGTGGCATCGGTGAATCTCTATTTCATGGCCCGGACCCTGGCGAAGCTCGGGCTGAAGTCCGAAGCGAAACCGCTGGTGGACCTCGCCGACCAGCTCCACACGGGCAAGCGCAAGGTGGCCAAGAGGGACCCGGCGTTCAGATGATTTTTCTGGCGTCCGCGATCAGGGCCTCGATCCGGGTCCTTACTTCCTGCATGAGATCTTCCCGATTGGTGTAGGAAACCGTGTCCACGGGTTCCCCGAAGCTCACCACGTAGCGGCCGGGGCGGACGAAGATGGTGCCCCGGGGCAGGGTCTGGAAGCCGCCCACAGTGGCCAGGGGCACGATGGGAACGCCCGCGTCCATGGCCAGTTGGAATCCCCCCTTCTTGAAGGGCAGTAGCTCGCCCGTCCGGGTGCGGGTGCCCTCGACGAATATCACCACATTTCGGCCCCGGCGGATCTTGCCGGCCGCTTCCTGGATGCTCTGGATGGCCCGCTCCCGTTTCCCGCGGTCGATCCAGATGACCCCCGCGCACATGGCCGCCCAGCCCACGAAGGGAATGAGCTTCACTTCCTTCTTGGCGATATAGACAGCGGGCACCGGGATGGCATGGATCAGCAGCGGCGGATCCATCTGGCTTTCATGGTTGCTCATGAAAATCACAGGCTGGCGCATCGTGCGGATGTTTTCGGGAAGGGCCTCCCAGCCTCTGCGTTCCAGCGAGATGCCCGCAACCCGGAACATCTGCCTGGCCCACAGCGGTCCGACCGTGAAAAAGGCTTTGCGCGGCCCGAGGAACGGCGTGGCCAGCAGAATGCCGAACACGGTCAGGGGCACCGTGAGCAGGGTCCACAAAAAAGTGAAACAGCCCCAGATGAAGGTCTGCCGCCAGTTCCTCACAGAGTGTCTTGGATGGACCAGCGGTCGGTGCATCCTTCACTTTCCACCACGCGATCGCTATGCCTGAGCCTCAGCTCATGCTGGACATCCTGCATGGTCGTGAATAGCGCAGTGGAAATGCCCAGCCGGCGCAGGTCTTGCTCCGTGAACCAGGTCACGCGGCCAGCGGCCTTGCGCGCTTCATGGTCCACCAGGATTTTTTCTGTCGCGCTCAAAGGAATCCTCCGCTCCCCATTATGCTCGGTGAATCCGATAGGTCGCATCGAACCCAGGGTCGATGACCGGGCCCGGTGCCCTCCATGTTGTGGTCCTCGAATGGACATGGTAGATTTTTTTTCAGGATAGGTAATTTTTTCATCAATTTGGACCTCCTGAGGAACCAGGCGATCCAAGAGGTCAAGGCCGAGAGCGAAAATGGCCGGTGTTTCTAGTTCTGACATCCCAGGAGGGATTCCCGTGGATCCCGAGAAGGTCGAAAAGCTGGTCCAAGAGGTCGTCCGGGAAGTGCTGTCCCGGCGGGGTGATGGCCGGCGCATCGCCCTCGGTTCCGACCATGGAGGCTTCGAGCTGAAACAACGGCTGCGGTCCTTGCTGGAAGGGAAGGGCTATGCCGTCCTGGATGTGGGCTGCCACAGCAAGGAAGCCTGCGACTATCCGGATTTCGCGAAAGCCGTGGCACAGGCTGTCCTGAAAGGCGCCTGCGCCCAGGGGATCATGATCGACGGCGCCGGCATCGGGTCCTCGATGGCATGCAACCGTTTCCCCGGCATCCGCGCGGCCCTGTGCTACGACATGAAGACGATCCTGAATTCCCGCGCGCACAACAACGCCAATGTCCTCACCCTGGGCTCGACGGCAAATCCGCCCGACGCAGTGGATGCGATGGTCCTGGCCTGGCTGGCCACGCCGTTTGAGGGCGGGCGGCACCAGAAACGCGTGGACAAGATCGAACGGGACGTCTGATATCGTGGGATTGACACCCCTGGTGGAGTTGGGATGGACGAAAAAAAGCTAGTGGATCTGATCACCCAGGAAGTGCTGAAAGCCCTCGGAGACAAG comes from Holophagaceae bacterium and encodes:
- a CDS encoding YIP1 family protein translates to MDLPSRNPYEPPQSDLSGTPEPISPDASRPIPFEDLEAIPGFWRRVGAMFQLLFTNPYGFYDRIPVTSGTLPPLRFMLLMCAPLVLLVIAVISIFGLAIFSGLFGQMSSKDRSETWILPVVGGIYAVMIPVMQFISLWVYGSLTHMLLWIFGGTKEHVGLGQSIRATGYTLAFMTLGSLIPLLNYAVFLGGMVMLGIGLSRIHRTDMWRGILAALLPPFLCCCGYIAIVFSAAGLASAFGR
- a CDS encoding protein kinase; this translates as MNTDLHTFGSYRLIQQLGEGAMGTVWRAMDLRLEREVALKILRNADEVRHRALLHEAKMACQLNHPNIAHIYEAGEVDGTPFIAMELVVGSTLGHFAGKPAEGSWLRSIAAQAASALHYAHQKGLVHRDIKPDNLVLNNEGVLKILDFGIAQHQSSTPLNGPTGHHATLVERTAPGYSQGTPAYMSPEQANGWAVEPSSDQFSLGVVLHELATGAHPFMRATLVETLFAVVKEQLPPLRASRPDLPANLGLVIDRMLEKVPEERFPSLQAAVEALQEGRATQMTPFLHGSPTEKVRTGEVRESDQTGRRWLMASAVVPLLVAGGAYAWWRGRTPETGLGMARLASTKDFAKGRRMVAILPVEMLTGDESQAWLSSSFADAMASGLVAREDILVVDRLRVTEAMNQLGEVPGKPLRSFGQLAKALNAEWVVQGTYQMVEGRVRMGIRILDSATGTVLKQFSVERSEARLLEIEDELQRRLPKEMGLSNDDGGIRYRAKNPRTRELFIKGNALFTQGGMDSLMLAKSMLQEALDLEPDYAPAHAAMAWTLSELGSTKSLSQGKFDEGQDIFSAAKAHAEKAIQLDPHNEMAFRALSAIRLRRGDVEGASKAALEAIRLDPGDTRAYHVLADTFAGLDGEENHLVARRYFEKALALDPDNPQAHYRYAVLLQNDGDLENALRHADRSIVLNPSKEFAYVTAADSLLWMGRNGEAEARIARGLKEAPGSLVLKSLDAYCAYERGDAATVARDAAELVSAWPADHSNQVLLQGLVKAVAKDAHGTHAVYAAFFRRCQAVDWTTRRHNEKRVASVNLYFMARTLAKLGLKSEAKPLVDLADQLHTGKRKVAKRDPAFR
- the miaA gene encoding tRNA (adenosine(37)-N6)-dimethylallyltransferase MiaA, giving the protein MKIAILGPTASGKSGLAAAVARRIGGTVVNGDPFQAIEGLAIGTGQPSKAEQGSVPHVGYGLLPLSTRPNPAMFGERVRAWLAPLETPVLVTGSGLYLRGIWNQLSDLPEVPEATVAKVRRWSTVLGVPRLHRLLVGLDPKRAADLHPNDRARVTRALALHLATGRKASGLLKGERSEVPAGWRVLVVLSTREKQRLRVELRVAQQMKDGWPEEVARLLAAGHRADLEALRPLGYLNLAGMVEGGLPLVMDGIVQETQAFAKRQATWFRNQLPGTPHWNPDSESLDAAFEKLGLS
- a CDS encoding enoyl-CoA hydratase/isomerase family protein, which codes for MKPERVFHGSTSLDLRRGGEWAWIGLASEDSLNRLRMDLLEALDLLFVHLRWSGVRRICLSDAGWMNGIGANFCAGADLHEVAMLHGATVDAFARRGQRVMEHLAWPGWHSLTLISGAAMGGGCDLALSGQERWGVDVGGGEASAFGRRAFQLAHPAAMHGILTGFGGTVRLVEVLGEAGADRLFQGMERWDAAQAMEAGAIQRRLRPEDARGAVERHLRVGLAAHPHGR
- a CDS encoding 1-acyl-sn-glycerol-3-phosphate acyltransferase; the protein is MHRPLVHPRHSVRNWRQTFIWGCFTFLWTLLTVPLTVFGILLATPFLGPRKAFFTVGPLWARQMFRVAGISLERRGWEALPENIRTMRQPVIFMSNHESQMDPPLLIHAIPVPAVYIAKKEVKLIPFVGWAAMCAGVIWIDRGKRERAIQSIQEAAGKIRRGRNVVIFVEGTRTRTGELLPFKKGGFQLAMDAGVPIVPLATVGGFQTLPRGTIFVRPGRYVVSFGEPVDTVSYTNREDLMQEVRTRIEALIADARKII
- the rpiB gene encoding ribose 5-phosphate isomerase B; translation: MAGVSSSDIPGGIPVDPEKVEKLVQEVVREVLSRRGDGRRIALGSDHGGFELKQRLRSLLEGKGYAVLDVGCHSKEACDYPDFAKAVAQAVLKGACAQGIMIDGAGIGSSMACNRFPGIRAALCYDMKTILNSRAHNNANVLTLGSTANPPDAVDAMVLAWLATPFEGGRHQKRVDKIERDV